The Pelobates fuscus isolate aPelFus1 chromosome 2, aPelFus1.pri, whole genome shotgun sequence genome has a segment encoding these proteins:
- the LOC134586134 gene encoding cysteine-rich venom protein-like, whose product MANVPFSALSTSNADVRKLIIDTHNYLRTLVKPSASNMLKMVWNDAAAQTAARYASQCIAGHSAPNLRTIPNFNCGENIFLSTFKASWDDVLKSFYSEVVDFIYGYGPRLPNIQTGHYTQLTWATSFQVGCAVAQCSNAKYTYNYVCHYCPPGNFNSSIGFPYKAGSACGDCPSSCENGLCTNPCPFQDWFADCKEFYFGQKCDADLDRDCPATCRCSKNQIK is encoded by the exons ATG gCCAATGTACCGTTCTCTGCACTGTCAACAAGCAATGCCGATGTCAGGAAACTCATTATAGACACACATAATTACCTGAGAACATTAGTTAAACCATCTGCAAGCAACATGTTAAAAATG GTGTGGAATGATGCTGCAGCTCAGACAGCAGCAAGGTATGCCAGCCAGTGCATCGCTGGTCATAGTGCTCCAAATCTCAGAACAATCCCAA ATTTCAATTGTGGTGAAAATATATTCCTATCAACATTTAAAGCCTCTTGGGATGATGTGCTTAAATCATTTTATAGTGAAGTTGTTGATTTTATATATGGGTATGGACCAAGACTTCCAAATATACAGACTGGTCATTATACACAG ctTACATGGGCCACTTCCTTTCAGGTTGGATGCGCTGTTGCCCAGTGCTCAaatgctaaatacacatacaacTATGTCTGCCATTACTGTCCACC AGGAAACTTCAATAGCTCAATTGGCTTCCCATACAAAGCTGGAAGTGCATGTGGAGATTGCCCATCATCATGTGAAAATGGCCTGTGCA caaatCCTTGTCCCTTTCAGGACTGGTTTGCTGACTGCAAAGAATTTTATTTTGGACAAAAATGTGATGCAGACCTTGATAGAGATTGTCCTGCTACTTGCCGGTGctctaaaaatcaaataaaatag